Proteins encoded by one window of Halomonas sp. SH5A2:
- the aat gene encoding leucyl/phenylalanyl-tRNA--protein transferase — protein sequence MLPWLSSPMPHFPAVTSALESPNGLLAAGGELTPGWLVEAYRRGIFPWFSDNDPILWWSPDPRMILLPEHFKQRRSLTKKLRNAGFEITVDQHFEQVIDACAAPRGEEPGTWITDDMVQAYCQLQAHGIAHSIEVHQHQRLVGGLYGIAMGPMFFGESMFSRAPDASKVALAHLASAMREHGGKLIDCQMHTPHLASLGATTVARATFISYLEKWLPETDFSFSASPENVPVVPPSPWLAAIGR from the coding sequence ATGTTACCCTGGCTATCTTCGCCAATGCCTCACTTCCCTGCCGTCACCTCGGCGCTGGAGTCGCCTAACGGCCTGCTCGCGGCAGGCGGCGAATTAACCCCTGGCTGGCTGGTGGAGGCGTATCGGCGCGGCATCTTCCCCTGGTTCAGCGACAACGACCCCATCCTGTGGTGGAGTCCCGATCCCCGCATGATACTCCTACCGGAACACTTTAAGCAGCGCCGCAGCTTAACAAAAAAGCTGCGCAATGCGGGCTTTGAGATTACCGTTGATCAACATTTCGAGCAGGTGATCGATGCCTGTGCCGCCCCCCGGGGCGAAGAACCGGGTACCTGGATTACCGATGACATGGTTCAAGCCTACTGTCAGCTTCAGGCCCATGGCATCGCCCACAGCATTGAAGTGCACCAGCATCAACGCCTGGTAGGCGGACTTTACGGTATTGCCATGGGCCCGATGTTTTTCGGCGAGTCCATGTTTTCCCGGGCGCCCGACGCCTCCAAGGTGGCGCTCGCTCATCTCGCCAGCGCCATGCGCGAACACGGCGGCAAGCTCATCGACTGTCAGATGCACACGCCCCACCTGGCAAGCCTGGGCGCAACAACAGTCGCCCGGGCGACATTCATCAGCTATCTTGAGAAGTGGTTGCCAGAGACTGATTTCAGCTTTTCAGCCTCACCGGAGAATGTGCCCGTCGTACCGCCCTCTCCGTGGCTGGCCGCCATTGGACGCTAG
- a CDS encoding DNA translocase FtsK: protein MKVNKAVDKRTQRNTRQSGSSGRVNAAKDKARRFGLRLQGAARDGVVVALLAVCTFLLLALFSYSPSDPGWTSQGPETAVSNWMGPVGAWLADVLYSLLGASALWWPGMVGYLAWWLVRSRQVRFELDPVAVAVRAGGMILLMFGTTMLGALHFYNPESPLPYASGGILGEGLVGALRPLVSSGGVGLIAAALILSGFPLFSGMSWLQVADEVGRRLCRLGGWWSARRKARREARLERAKQRAAARPAPAPEPARRTTAPEQDAENSVGKKRREPAVSAPSPEDDSTERDNVTDTSIPWTAAARTPSATAFKATPQPKSAPEAPEESATGSTNESSTKPDTDATSPSLSEAPTVDSSAYRQATRRDEPLSPFSSEEEASEKETSEKEASEPFPLHASRRDAETEPSSASPLSAADDEPASPDASASEQPRPLTAERPKERVPEVVPEPVWEDDDEELESQPTASAPAPARHEPTFSPDDAADAEESDNGPTLWTVEHLQNQRPSFDHIPDPEGDVPSLRLLTPAEPHQPNYTDQQLADMAELLEVRLREYGVKAEVVDTWPGPVITRFEIKPAAGVKVSKISNLAKDLARSLMVKSVRVVEVIPGRPTVGIEIPNPHRAMIRLREVIDSDRYQQETSPLTMALGQDIGGGPVVANLGKMPHLLVAGTTGSGKSVGVNAMLISMLLKATPDELKLIMVDPKMLELSVYDGIPHLLAPVVTDMKEAANSLRWCVAEMERRYKLMAAMGVRNIAGFNARLDEAERAGAQVADPLWEPQPWEMHQTPPILEKLPYIVVVIDEFADMFMIVGKKVEELIARLAQKARAAGIHLILATQRPSVDVVTGLIKANIPSRMAFQVSSRIDSRTILDQGGAESLLGHGDMLYLPAGSGPPNRIHGAFVDDDEVHRIVEDWKRRGEPEYIEEILSGGVSADALTGLEAEGGDSDDAEQDALYDEAVQFVTQTRKASISAVQRRFKIGYNRAARLVEAMEGAGVVSSMGTNGAREVLAPPPVGQ, encoded by the coding sequence TTGAAAGTGAATAAAGCGGTCGACAAGCGAACACAGCGTAACACTCGCCAAAGTGGGTCTTCTGGGCGGGTCAATGCCGCCAAGGACAAAGCGCGTCGGTTTGGGTTACGCCTGCAGGGGGCTGCGCGGGATGGCGTGGTCGTAGCGCTGTTGGCGGTATGTACGTTTTTGTTATTGGCATTGTTTAGTTATTCGCCATCGGACCCGGGCTGGACCTCACAGGGGCCGGAAACTGCGGTCAGCAACTGGATGGGCCCGGTCGGCGCATGGCTTGCCGATGTGCTCTATTCGTTGCTGGGCGCCAGTGCGCTCTGGTGGCCTGGCATGGTGGGCTATCTGGCCTGGTGGCTGGTGCGCTCCCGTCAGGTGCGCTTTGAGCTTGACCCGGTGGCCGTGGCGGTGCGCGCCGGTGGCATGATACTGCTGATGTTCGGTACCACCATGCTCGGCGCGCTGCATTTCTATAATCCCGAAAGCCCACTGCCTTATGCCTCGGGCGGTATTTTGGGTGAAGGCCTGGTCGGCGCGCTACGCCCGCTTGTCAGCAGTGGCGGCGTGGGGCTGATTGCCGCTGCGCTTATCTTGAGTGGTTTTCCGCTGTTCAGTGGCATGTCGTGGCTACAGGTTGCCGACGAAGTGGGCCGGCGTCTCTGCCGCCTGGGTGGCTGGTGGTCAGCGCGCAGAAAGGCTCGTCGGGAGGCGCGGCTCGAGCGTGCCAAGCAACGCGCAGCGGCGCGCCCGGCACCTGCTCCTGAACCCGCGCGGCGTACGACCGCACCCGAGCAGGATGCCGAGAACAGCGTCGGGAAAAAACGCCGTGAGCCCGCCGTATCAGCGCCTTCGCCAGAAGACGATTCAACGGAAAGGGATAACGTGACGGATACGTCGATTCCCTGGACAGCCGCTGCGCGAACGCCGTCTGCCACGGCTTTCAAGGCGACGCCGCAGCCAAAATCCGCGCCTGAAGCGCCTGAAGAGAGCGCAACTGGTAGCACAAACGAGTCATCCACGAAACCCGATACCGACGCGACGTCGCCCTCACTGAGTGAGGCGCCGACCGTTGATTCTTCGGCTTATCGCCAGGCGACCCGCCGGGACGAGCCATTGTCGCCGTTCTCCAGTGAGGAAGAGGCTAGTGAGAAAGAGACCAGCGAAAAAGAGGCCAGTGAGCCGTTTCCGTTGCACGCCTCACGCCGCGATGCCGAGACTGAGCCGTCGTCTGCCTCGCCGCTATCCGCCGCCGATGACGAACCCGCGTCGCCAGACGCCTCAGCATCCGAACAGCCTCGGCCGCTGACAGCCGAACGGCCCAAAGAGCGCGTGCCTGAAGTCGTGCCCGAGCCGGTTTGGGAAGACGATGATGAAGAGCTCGAGTCACAGCCAACGGCATCGGCGCCAGCGCCTGCGCGTCATGAACCGACCTTCAGCCCGGATGATGCCGCCGATGCGGAAGAGTCCGATAACGGGCCGACGCTGTGGACCGTTGAACACCTGCAGAATCAACGCCCCAGCTTCGATCATATCCCTGACCCTGAAGGCGACGTACCCAGCTTGCGCCTTCTGACCCCGGCAGAGCCGCACCAGCCCAACTACACCGACCAACAGCTGGCGGATATGGCCGAACTGCTGGAAGTGCGGTTGCGCGAATATGGCGTGAAAGCCGAGGTGGTCGATACCTGGCCGGGGCCGGTGATTACGCGTTTTGAAATCAAGCCGGCCGCCGGGGTGAAGGTTTCCAAGATCAGTAATCTGGCCAAGGACCTGGCGCGCTCGCTGATGGTCAAGAGCGTGCGCGTGGTCGAGGTGATTCCCGGGCGCCCGACGGTGGGTATCGAGATTCCCAACCCTCACCGGGCAATGATCCGGCTGCGCGAGGTGATTGACTCCGACCGCTATCAACAGGAAACCTCACCGCTGACCATGGCCCTGGGGCAGGATATCGGCGGTGGGCCCGTGGTGGCGAATCTCGGCAAAATGCCGCATTTGTTGGTCGCGGGTACCACGGGGTCGGGCAAGTCGGTGGGCGTCAACGCGATGTTGATTTCGATGCTGCTCAAGGCCACGCCAGATGAGCTGAAACTGATCATGGTCGACCCCAAGATGCTGGAGCTGTCGGTCTACGACGGTATTCCACACTTGCTGGCACCGGTGGTCACCGACATGAAAGAGGCCGCCAACAGCCTGCGTTGGTGCGTCGCCGAAATGGAGCGCCGCTATAAGCTGATGGCGGCCATGGGCGTGCGTAATATCGCGGGCTTCAACGCCCGCCTGGACGAAGCCGAACGCGCCGGTGCTCAGGTGGCGGATCCGCTTTGGGAGCCGCAGCCCTGGGAAATGCACCAGACACCGCCGATTCTCGAGAAGCTGCCCTACATCGTGGTGGTGATCGACGAATTCGCCGACATGTTCATGATCGTGGGTAAAAAGGTCGAAGAGCTCATCGCCCGTCTGGCGCAGAAAGCCCGCGCGGCGGGTATCCATCTGATACTCGCCACTCAGCGCCCGTCGGTGGACGTGGTGACGGGGTTGATCAAGGCCAATATTCCCTCGCGGATGGCCTTCCAGGTCTCGTCGCGAATTGATTCGCGCACCATCCTGGATCAGGGCGGCGCAGAGAGTCTGTTGGGGCATGGCGACATGCTCTATCTGCCCGCCGGGTCAGGCCCGCCCAATCGCATCCACGGGGCCTTTGTTGACGATGATGAAGTGCACCGCATAGTGGAAGACTGGAAGCGCCGCGGTGAGCCGGAGTACATCGAAGAGATATTGTCAGGCGGTGTGTCGGCGGATGCATTGACCGGGCTCGAGGCCGAGGGTGGCGACAGCGACGATGCCGAGCAGGATGCGCTTTACGATGAAGCCGTGCAGTTCGTGACGCAAACGCGCAAAGCGTCGATCTCTGCCGTACAGCGGCGCTTTAAAATTGGCTATAACCGTGCGGCCCGTCTGGTGGAAGCTATGGAGGGCGCGGGCGTGGTGTCATCAATGGGTACCAACGGTGCCCGCGAAGTGCTGGCTCCGCCGCCGGTAGGCCAGTAG
- the lolA gene encoding outer membrane lipoprotein chaperone LolA, which translates to MSDTQTRRPSSLMLAASALGLSLTAPLAMANEAAERLTERLDPLESYQATFEQQILDGSGERLQDARGEMWLSRPGMLRWEVEAPYMQTVVSDGDDVYLYDPDLEQVTVQAMDDRVSHTPALLLSGRVSDLTKSFDVEYEEDSGDDVFTLVPTTPDTLFEQLQMVFDGEMLSELWMTDSTGQRTAITFSNAELNGDIDDERFEFDIPDGTDVIREDQR; encoded by the coding sequence ATGAGCGATACGCAAACTCGACGTCCTTCATCGTTAATGCTGGCTGCCAGCGCGCTGGGGTTATCGCTTACAGCGCCCTTGGCCATGGCCAATGAGGCGGCTGAGCGGTTGACTGAGCGCCTCGACCCGCTGGAGAGCTATCAGGCAACGTTTGAGCAACAGATCCTGGATGGCAGCGGCGAGCGGCTTCAGGACGCGCGAGGCGAAATGTGGTTGTCACGCCCTGGCATGTTGCGCTGGGAAGTGGAAGCGCCATACATGCAAACCGTGGTATCAGACGGCGATGATGTTTACCTCTACGACCCTGACCTTGAACAAGTGACCGTTCAGGCGATGGATGATCGCGTCAGCCACACGCCTGCACTGCTGCTTTCAGGTCGCGTCAGCGATCTGACGAAAAGCTTTGACGTCGAGTATGAAGAAGACAGCGGTGATGATGTCTTTACGCTGGTGCCGACGACACCAGACACCTTGTTTGAGCAGCTACAGATGGTCTTCGACGGCGAAATGCTCAGCGAGCTGTGGATGACCGACAGCACCGGTCAGCGGACGGCGATTACCTTCAGCAATGCCGAGCTCAATGGTGATATCGACGACGAGCGCTTCGAGTTTGATATTCCCGACGGCACTGATGTGATCCGCGAAGACCAGCGCTAG
- a CDS encoding replication-associated recombination protein A has translation MDLFSRSNPADDAPLAYRMRPRQLKDFIGQQALVGPDKPLRRMAESGVVRSMILWGPPGVGKTTLAELLAHASNAHLEQLSAVMAGVKDIRLVVDRAQQISSSTILFLDEIHRLNKSQQDALLPHVESGLLTLIGATTENPSFEVNSALLSRARVYVLKSLTQDELISVMRQALDDPERGLGKRAIEVEPRVLTALAHASAGDARRALGLLETACDFTLQEAGRERLPERVLDDVIGHQASAFDKQGDAYYDLLSAIHKSVRSSRPDAALLYMARFIQGGGDPLDVVRRLSAIASEDVGNADPRALPLVIAAWDAYLRLGDYEGQRAIAHAAIHLAVAPKSNRIDQAWNKAQQFVRQQPQVEVPTYLRNAPTKLMEQLGHGEGYRYAHNEPDGYPAGSAHDCWPDELPKQAFYQPSGFGQEKRFAEIMAWRDAQDKEADQASDT, from the coding sequence ATGGATCTTTTCAGCCGCTCAAACCCAGCCGACGATGCCCCATTAGCCTACCGGATGCGGCCGCGCCAGCTTAAAGACTTTATCGGCCAGCAAGCGCTCGTTGGCCCGGATAAACCGCTTCGCCGCATGGCAGAATCGGGTGTTGTCCGCTCGATGATTCTATGGGGGCCGCCAGGTGTCGGCAAAACCACGCTGGCCGAGTTGCTCGCGCATGCGTCCAATGCCCATCTAGAGCAGCTCAGCGCCGTCATGGCAGGGGTGAAGGATATTCGTCTGGTTGTCGATCGCGCCCAACAAATCAGCTCGTCGACTATTTTATTTTTAGACGAGATCCACCGATTGAACAAGAGCCAGCAGGATGCCCTGCTTCCCCACGTGGAGTCGGGGCTTTTGACCCTGATTGGGGCGACGACCGAAAACCCGTCCTTTGAAGTCAACTCGGCGCTGCTCTCCCGGGCACGGGTTTACGTCTTGAAATCGCTTACCCAAGACGAGTTGATCAGCGTGATGCGTCAGGCGCTGGATGACCCCGAACGCGGGTTGGGTAAGCGCGCCATCGAGGTGGAACCCAGGGTTTTGACCGCCCTGGCCCACGCCAGCGCCGGCGATGCCCGCCGGGCATTAGGCCTACTGGAAACCGCCTGCGACTTCACCCTGCAGGAGGCAGGCCGCGAAAGGCTGCCCGAGCGTGTACTCGACGATGTTATCGGCCATCAGGCCAGCGCGTTTGATAAGCAGGGCGACGCCTATTACGATCTGCTCTCGGCGATCCACAAATCGGTGCGCTCATCGCGACCCGATGCTGCCCTGCTGTATATGGCGCGCTTTATTCAGGGCGGCGGCGACCCGCTGGATGTGGTGCGACGGCTCAGCGCCATTGCCTCTGAAGACGTGGGCAACGCCGACCCACGCGCGCTGCCACTGGTTATCGCCGCCTGGGATGCTTATTTACGCCTGGGCGACTACGAAGGCCAGCGGGCGATCGCCCACGCGGCGATACATCTGGCGGTGGCACCCAAAAGCAATCGCATTGACCAGGCTTGGAACAAAGCCCAGCAGTTCGTCCGCCAACAGCCCCAGGTTGAGGTGCCGACCTACCTGCGTAACGCGCCCACCAAGCTGATGGAGCAACTTGGCCATGGCGAAGGCTACCGTTATGCGCACAACGAACCCGACGGCTACCCAGCTGGCAGTGCTCACGACTGCTGGCCGGACGAACTGCCCAAACAGGCGTTTTACCAACCCAGCGGATTCGGCCAGGAAAAGCGCTTTGCCGAGATCATGGCCTGGCGCGACGCCCAAGACAAAGAGGCCGATCAGGCATCGGATACCTGA
- a CDS encoding hemerythrin domain-containing protein, whose translation MLNQLRSDHANMARMLHVLQLKQKTLVQGERPNFQLMREVVDYILSYMDGFAVPLERICVERLGKVAPEYSSLTEKMAEDYRQLTPRLQQLSNDIDMILMDNVLPMDRFADDLKAYLDAHRAYLRHEREELFPLIDKHFSEDDMEALRQSLPAEAQQSLERLQLAYPELYAELRGADVPNV comes from the coding sequence ATGTTAAACCAACTGCGTTCGGATCATGCCAACATGGCCAGGATGCTACACGTCCTGCAGCTCAAGCAAAAAACTCTGGTTCAGGGAGAACGTCCCAATTTTCAACTTATGCGCGAGGTAGTGGATTATATTTTGTCCTATATGGACGGTTTTGCCGTGCCGCTCGAGCGGATCTGCGTTGAACGCCTGGGTAAGGTAGCGCCCGAATACTCCTCCCTCACCGAAAAAATGGCTGAGGATTATCGGCAACTAACGCCTCGTCTGCAGCAGCTGTCCAATGATATCGATATGATTCTGATGGATAATGTGCTGCCGATGGATAGATTTGCCGACGACTTGAAAGCCTATCTGGACGCCCATCGGGCCTACTTGCGTCACGAGCGTGAGGAGCTTTTCCCGTTAATCGACAAGCATTTCAGCGAAGATGACATGGAAGCGTTGCGCCAGTCGCTGCCCGCCGAGGCTCAACAATCGCTTGAGCGTTTGCAGTTGGCGTACCCCGAGCTTTATGCCGAGCTGCGCGGCGCCGATGTGCCCAACGTATAA
- the murI gene encoding glutamate racemase → MSQGPVLIFDSGVGGLSVAAALRQHYPHAGFCYACDNAWLPYGLRDDATLAERIVAVCLAAVTACQPSVLVVACNTASTLALEKLRRHLTIPVVGTVPAIKPAAALSQTRHIALLATRATVRRPYTQALIDRFASDCVVTRVAADALVNEAEAWVAGHPPDEARLQAAMMPLWQAAQDTTSPDTPALDTIVLGCTHFPLLKPWLVELAPVPLNWVDSGDAIARRVGEVAGALIKSAADGRCFTTGPAEHLTNGLARYGFQPAQLLPLPS, encoded by the coding sequence ATGAGCCAGGGGCCTGTTCTTATATTTGATTCCGGCGTGGGTGGGCTTTCGGTGGCGGCAGCGCTCCGTCAGCACTACCCCCACGCCGGTTTTTGCTATGCCTGCGATAATGCATGGCTGCCTTATGGCCTGCGCGACGACGCCACGCTTGCCGAGCGCATTGTGGCCGTCTGCCTGGCCGCCGTGACGGCTTGCCAGCCCAGCGTACTGGTCGTCGCCTGCAATACCGCCAGCACCCTGGCGCTTGAAAAGCTGCGCCGGCATTTGACGATTCCCGTGGTGGGCACTGTGCCGGCGATTAAACCGGCGGCGGCGCTCAGCCAGACGCGCCATATCGCGCTGCTGGCCACCAGGGCGACCGTCCGTCGTCCCTACACTCAGGCATTGATTGACCGCTTTGCCAGCGATTGCGTGGTGACGAGAGTCGCAGCAGACGCGCTGGTGAATGAAGCCGAAGCTTGGGTGGCAGGCCATCCCCCCGATGAAGCGCGTCTCCAGGCCGCGATGATGCCGCTATGGCAGGCCGCTCAGGACACGACTTCACCCGATACCCCCGCGCTGGACACGATTGTGCTGGGCTGCACCCATTTCCCTCTCTTGAAACCCTGGTTGGTCGAGCTTGCTCCCGTGCCGCTTAATTGGGTCGATTCCGGCGATGCCATCGCCCGGCGTGTCGGCGAGGTGGCGGGGGCGTTGATAAAGAGTGCGGCGGACGGGCGCTGCTTTACCACTGGCCCGGCCGAACACTTGACGAATGGCCTGGCACGTTATGGTTTCCAGCCTGCGCAGCTGTTACCCCTTCCGTCTTAA
- the trmA gene encoding tRNA (uridine(54)-C5)-methyltransferase TrmA: MAIPVVDPERYAEQLADKQAYVERLFASFEPPALEVFASPPSHYRQRCEFRIWHEGDDLFYAMFEVTPGNPKSKRVIRLDQFPVASEAINRLMPQLRDAFLASDELRRRLFQVEFLTTLSGEALVTLIYHRPLGDAWEAEARALEAELGIMIIGRSRKQRLVLTQDHVWERLEVKGRTLHYQQVENSFTQPNAHICQAMLGWACDVTAGRQQEDLVELYCGNGNFTIALANNFRRVLATEISRTSVASANVNLAANGVTNAQVARMSAEDFALALKGEKTGRRVAEMALETYDFSTVLVDPPRAGLDEQSCQQISEYAQIVYISCNPITLADNLAQLTQTHKIERFALFDQFPFTDHCECGVWLTRR, encoded by the coding sequence TTGGCTATTCCCGTCGTTGACCCTGAACGCTATGCCGAGCAACTCGCCGACAAGCAGGCATATGTCGAACGCCTTTTTGCGTCCTTTGAGCCGCCGGCCCTGGAGGTGTTTGCCTCGCCGCCCAGCCACTATCGTCAGCGCTGTGAGTTTCGTATCTGGCATGAGGGCGACGATCTTTTCTACGCCATGTTTGAGGTCACGCCGGGCAATCCCAAGAGCAAGCGCGTTATCCGGCTAGACCAGTTCCCGGTGGCCAGCGAGGCGATTAACCGGCTGATGCCGCAGTTACGCGACGCCTTTTTGGCAAGCGATGAGCTGCGTCGTCGACTGTTCCAAGTGGAGTTTTTAACCACGCTCTCCGGCGAGGCGCTGGTGACGCTGATCTATCACCGCCCGTTGGGCGATGCCTGGGAAGCCGAGGCGCGGGCGTTAGAGGCAGAACTGGGCATCATGATCATTGGCCGCTCGCGCAAGCAGCGCCTGGTGCTTACCCAGGACCACGTTTGGGAACGCCTGGAAGTGAAGGGCCGCACGCTGCATTACCAGCAGGTCGAGAACAGCTTTACCCAACCCAATGCGCATATCTGCCAAGCGATGTTGGGCTGGGCCTGCGACGTGACGGCGGGGCGTCAGCAAGAGGATTTAGTCGAGCTATACTGTGGTAACGGTAACTTTACCATTGCCCTGGCGAATAACTTCCGCCGCGTGTTGGCTACTGAAATCTCGCGCACCTCGGTCGCCAGTGCCAACGTCAACCTGGCGGCCAATGGCGTAACCAATGCCCAGGTGGCGCGAATGTCGGCCGAGGACTTCGCCCTGGCTCTCAAAGGCGAGAAAACCGGTCGTCGTGTAGCGGAAATGGCGCTTGAGACGTATGACTTCTCGACGGTATTGGTGGATCCACCACGGGCCGGGCTTGATGAGCAAAGTTGCCAACAGATCAGCGAATACGCCCAAATCGTCTATATTTCATGCAACCCGATAACACTTGCAGACAACCTGGCTCAGCTGACGCAAACCCATAAGATTGAGCGCTTTGCACTGTTTGACCAGTTTCCGTTTACCGACCATTGTGAATGTGGGGTATGGCTTACGCGTCGGTAA